Proteins encoded by one window of Paenibacillus urinalis:
- a CDS encoding bifunctional 3,4-dihydroxy-2-butanone-4-phosphate synthase/GTP cyclohydrolase II: MDEESIFHTIEAALQDLQQGKVVIVVDDEDRENEGDFVALADKATPEVINFMITEGRGLVCVPITHERAEELDLKPMVQQNTDFHGTAFTVSVDHKLTTTGISAHERSITVKALIDSEATGADFRKPGHMFPLIAKKGGVLRRAGHTEAAVDLARMSGSYPAGVICEIIKEDGSMARLPDLKEIAKQHDLKLISIKDMIAYRNAKEKLVTREVSVRMPTDFGEFQAIAYTNEVDNKEHVALVKGTLNTDEPVLVRVHSECLTGDVFHSHRCDCGPQFEAALRQIHENGSGVLLYMRQEGRGIGLINKLKAYKLQEQGLDTVDANLKLGFPADLRDYGIGAQILKDLGIRKINLLTNNPRKIKGLEGCGLEVVSRVPIQIAENKDNSSYLHTKQSKLGHMLKFDDIEQNEQEFKS, encoded by the coding sequence ATGGATGAGGAATCCATTTTTCATACAATAGAAGCTGCACTTCAGGATCTGCAGCAAGGCAAAGTGGTCATTGTCGTTGATGATGAAGACCGTGAGAATGAGGGTGATTTTGTAGCTCTGGCGGATAAAGCCACTCCGGAAGTCATCAATTTTATGATTACTGAGGGAAGAGGACTTGTCTGTGTGCCGATTACGCACGAACGCGCAGAAGAGCTTGACCTGAAACCTATGGTTCAGCAAAATACGGATTTTCATGGCACAGCCTTCACGGTATCCGTTGATCATAAGCTTACGACGACAGGAATATCGGCACATGAACGTTCCATTACGGTCAAAGCGCTGATCGACTCGGAAGCCACTGGAGCGGATTTCAGAAAGCCTGGCCATATGTTTCCACTGATTGCTAAGAAGGGCGGAGTGCTCAGACGGGCTGGGCATACAGAGGCTGCTGTAGATCTTGCCAGAATGAGTGGATCCTATCCTGCGGGTGTGATCTGTGAGATCATTAAGGAAGACGGATCCATGGCCAGACTACCTGATCTGAAGGAAATTGCGAAGCAGCATGATCTGAAGCTGATCAGCATCAAGGACATGATTGCCTATCGTAACGCCAAGGAGAAGCTGGTTACTCGTGAGGTTTCGGTGAGAATGCCGACTGATTTTGGTGAGTTTCAGGCGATAGCCTATACGAATGAAGTGGATAACAAGGAGCATGTAGCTCTTGTCAAAGGCACACTTAATACGGATGAGCCGGTTCTGGTGCGTGTACATTCCGAGTGTTTGACCGGAGATGTGTTCCATTCTCATCGTTGTGACTGCGGACCACAGTTTGAAGCTGCCCTGCGTCAGATTCATGAGAATGGGAGCGGCGTGCTGCTATATATGCGTCAGGAGGGCCGAGGGATCGGGCTCATCAACAAGCTCAAGGCCTACAAGCTGCAGGAGCAGGGACTTGATACGGTGGATGCGAATCTGAAGCTGGGCTTCCCCGCTGATCTTCGAGATTACGGCATCGGCGCGCAAATTCTCAAAGACTTGGGAATTCGCAAGATTAACCTGCTGACGAACAACCCGCGAAAGATCAAAGGGTTAGAGGGATGCGGTCTCGAAGTTGTTTCAAGAGTGCCGATTCAAATCGCAGAAAATAAAGATAATTCTTCTTATCTGCATACCAAGCAGTCCAAGCTGGGGCATATGCTGAAGTTTGATGATATTGAGCAGAACGAGCAGGAATTCAAATCTTAA
- the ribE gene encoding riboflavin synthase codes for MFTGLIEEVGRIRSVGRKGEAMVLGISAKRIMDDLKIGDSVAVNGVCLTATSIESGGFLADVMPETFRHTTLRHLGSGSPVNLERAMSAGGRFGGHIVQGHVDGTGQITAITRDQNAVVFEISPVNSDVFRFIIPKGSITIEGISLTVVDTTASSFTVSIIPHTLGETVLAHRSIGDIVNLECDILGKYVNHLLQYGQGAGPASGTSEKSKLSFEFLSSHGFN; via the coding sequence ATGTTTACTGGGCTGATTGAAGAAGTTGGACGAATTCGCAGCGTTGGCCGTAAAGGGGAGGCCATGGTCCTTGGAATTAGTGCCAAGCGAATAATGGATGATCTGAAGATCGGAGACAGTGTAGCTGTCAACGGGGTATGCTTAACCGCCACCTCTATAGAATCTGGAGGCTTCCTGGCAGATGTGATGCCCGAAACGTTCCGTCATACGACCCTACGTCATTTGGGAAGCGGCAGTCCTGTTAATCTTGAGCGGGCCATGTCAGCCGGAGGCCGTTTTGGAGGGCATATTGTACAAGGCCATGTAGATGGAACGGGACAGATTACTGCGATAACCCGAGACCAGAATGCGGTCGTGTTCGAAATTTCGCCGGTGAACAGTGATGTATTCCGGTTTATTATTCCGAAAGGCTCCATCACGATTGAAGGCATCAGCTTGACGGTTGTCGACACGACAGCTTCCTCTTTTACGGTATCCATTATACCGCATACATTAGGGGAGACTGTGCTCGCTCATCGTAGTATTGGAGATATCGTTAATCTTGAGTGTGACATTCTCGGCAAATATGTGAATCATTTGCTGCAGTATGGACAAGGAGCCGGTCCAGCTTCTGGAACGAGTGAGAAGTCGAAATTAAGCTTCGAATTTTTAAGCTCACACGGTTTTAACTGA
- the ribD gene encoding bifunctional diaminohydroxyphosphoribosylaminopyrimidine deaminase/5-amino-6-(5-phosphoribosylamino)uracil reductase RibD has protein sequence MEMMNDEFYMSLALDMAERAQGQTGINPVVGCVVVKDGRMVGLGAHLKRGTGHAEVHALNMAGSEAEGSTVYVTLEPCSHYGKTPPCSERLISEKVKRVVVACEDPNPQVAGKGFDMLRRHGIEVKVGVLRDRARRLNEKFIKYITTGLPFVTLKTASTLDGKIATKSGDSKWISNEQAREHIHMLRHRHQGIMVGVETVIADNPELTTRLSVDGISPIRIVVDSKLRIPIDTKLVRDGNAKTVILTTDEAEADREKDLESYGVQVIRCGPGPRVDLLRAMSLLGEMEIGSILLEGGGTLNGAMLEAKLIDRLLMFIAPKIVGGYETPGSFRFEGVERMNDAIQLNKLEVETVGDNICVTGLPVWP, from the coding sequence ATGGAAATGATGAATGATGAATTCTACATGTCGCTTGCTCTGGATATGGCAGAAAGAGCGCAGGGACAGACGGGTATCAATCCTGTTGTAGGCTGTGTCGTCGTGAAGGATGGACGAATGGTTGGTCTTGGAGCCCATTTGAAAAGGGGCACAGGCCATGCCGAGGTTCATGCCTTGAACATGGCGGGCAGTGAGGCGGAGGGCAGCACTGTCTATGTTACCCTTGAGCCCTGCAGCCACTACGGAAAGACACCGCCATGCAGCGAAAGGCTGATCAGTGAGAAGGTCAAGAGGGTGGTTGTCGCTTGCGAGGACCCTAATCCGCAGGTGGCAGGCAAGGGGTTTGATATGCTCCGCAGACACGGTATTGAAGTCAAGGTCGGCGTGCTGAGAGATCGGGCCAGACGGCTCAATGAGAAGTTCATTAAATATATTACAACGGGCCTGCCCTTTGTAACGCTCAAGACGGCCTCAACGTTAGACGGAAAGATCGCAACCAAGAGTGGAGACAGCAAATGGATTTCTAACGAACAAGCAAGAGAGCATATTCATATGCTTAGGCATCGTCACCAAGGAATTATGGTCGGGGTAGAAACCGTCATCGCTGATAATCCCGAGTTAACGACCCGGTTATCTGTAGATGGAATTAGTCCCATTCGGATTGTCGTAGATTCAAAGCTGAGAATTCCAATAGATACAAAGCTTGTTCGTGACGGAAATGCCAAAACCGTGATTCTGACGACAGATGAAGCGGAGGCTGATCGTGAGAAGGATCTGGAAAGTTATGGCGTACAAGTGATCCGATGCGGTCCGGGACCGAGGGTTGATCTACTGAGAGCGATGAGCTTGTTAGGTGAAATGGAGATCGGTTCAATATTGCTTGAAGGCGGCGGCACCTTGAACGGCGCGATGCTGGAGGCCAAGCTGATCGATCGCTTGCTGATGTTCATTGCACCGAAAATCGTCGGAGGATATGAGACTCCAGGCAGCTTCCGATTTGAAGGCGTGGAGCGAATGAATGATGCAATTCAATTAAATAAACTCGAAGTCGAGACCGTTGGAGATAATATTTGTGTGACAGGTTTACCTGTGTGGCCGTAA